Proteins from a single region of Pirellulales bacterium:
- a CDS encoding TIGR04283 family arsenosugar biosynthesis glycosyltransferase, translated as MRVSVIIPTLDEAESIATGIDRAWEAGADQVIIADGGSRDATIERVAAARAELVSGPPGRGRQLSQGAAQATGDVLLFLHADCWLPAGTIDQVRRALTETTVAATAFRQSIDAPGFAYRLLEWGNGFRARRRQLPYGDQGIAMRRATFESLGGFAEVPLLEDVLLMRAARRQGRIALLPGPLHISARRWQKHGVIRQTMRNWTILTAFALGVSPERLARWYRPHAR; from the coding sequence ATGCGCGTCAGCGTGATCATCCCGACGCTCGACGAGGCCGAGTCGATTGCCACGGGGATCGATCGTGCGTGGGAAGCCGGCGCCGACCAGGTGATCATCGCCGATGGCGGCAGCCGCGACGCGACAATCGAACGGGTCGCCGCGGCGCGCGCCGAACTGGTGAGCGGGCCTCCCGGGCGCGGCCGACAATTGAGCCAGGGAGCTGCACAAGCCACGGGCGACGTCCTGCTGTTTCTCCATGCCGACTGCTGGCTGCCCGCGGGCACCATCGACCAGGTACGCCGCGCGCTGACCGAAACTACCGTCGCGGCGACTGCGTTTCGCCAGTCGATCGATGCGCCGGGGTTTGCCTATCGACTGCTCGAATGGGGCAACGGATTCCGTGCGCGCCGGCGGCAGTTGCCCTATGGAGACCAGGGGATCGCCATGCGACGAGCGACGTTCGAGTCGCTCGGCGGTTTTGCCGAAGTACCGCTCTTGGAAGACGTGCTCCTGATGCGCGCCGCACGGCGCCAGGGTCGCATCGCGCTGCTGCCGGGCCCCTTGCACATCAGCGCCCGGCGTTGGCAGAAGCACGGCGTGATCCGCCAGACCATGCGGAACTGGACGATCTTGACCGCATTTGCACTTGGCGTCTCCCCCGAGAGGCTGGCCAGGTGGTATCGACCGCACGCACGGTAG
- a CDS encoding FkbM family methyltransferase, translating into MWLRRIFDWRRWRRTRAIFTDPWRSHVRLSLLRRGPLDLVFRTGGKMTVERPRSFRPVLEVLLSGRDSPLPVSWTDGRVHFQFQGQRLALRPDTHDAYVFREVFLDDCYGLDELVATGACEGEPPLDTVVDLGANIGLFSLRAAGLARRVIAVEPISVNRETARRNLSRYLANGRVRLVAAAIDGGAAASTRIHLSGNSGGHSIAVAHAAAFGTFGYEEVPCLSLAELFARQHVDRCSLLKCDVEGAEYDIFGAAPIELLRRIDQIVLEVHVDRETLLPERLDALVGRLQQAGFYVTAPQLDLHAARQVHLLRATRPEPSEQRATAA; encoded by the coding sequence ATGTGGCTTCGCCGGATTTTCGATTGGCGGCGCTGGCGCCGCACCCGGGCGATCTTTACCGATCCGTGGCGGAGCCACGTTCGATTGAGCCTGCTGCGGCGCGGTCCGCTGGACCTGGTGTTTCGGACCGGCGGGAAAATGACCGTCGAGCGGCCGCGCAGTTTCCGGCCGGTGCTCGAGGTGCTGCTTAGCGGTCGCGACAGTCCCTTGCCGGTGTCGTGGACCGACGGCAGGGTCCATTTTCAGTTTCAAGGGCAGCGCCTGGCATTGCGGCCCGACACCCACGATGCGTACGTCTTCCGTGAGGTGTTTCTCGACGACTGTTACGGCCTGGATGAACTGGTGGCGACGGGCGCGTGCGAGGGAGAGCCACCGCTCGACACCGTGGTCGACCTCGGGGCGAATATCGGCCTGTTCAGCCTCCGCGCCGCCGGGCTTGCCCGGCGCGTGATTGCCGTCGAGCCGATCTCCGTCAATCGAGAGACCGCGCGCCGAAATCTGTCGCGGTACCTGGCCAACGGACGCGTACGGTTGGTGGCCGCGGCCATCGATGGGGGGGCTGCGGCATCGACGCGGATTCATCTCAGCGGCAACAGCGGCGGTCACTCGATCGCGGTAGCGCACGCGGCCGCCTTCGGCACGTTCGGCTACGAGGAGGTGCCCTGTTTGTCGCTGGCCGAGTTGTTTGCCCGGCAGCACGTCGATCGCTGCTCGCTGCTGAAGTGCGACGTCGAGGGCGCGGAGTACGACATCTTTGGCGCAGCGCCCATTGAGTTGCTGCGGCGGATCGATCAGATCGTGCTGGAAGTGCATGTCGATCGCGAGACGTTGCTGCCCGAGCGGCTCGACGCGCTTGTCGGCCGACTGCAGCAGGCCGGGTTTTATGTGACCGCTCCGCAGCTCGATCTGCATGCAGCACGCCAGGTGCACTTGTTACGCGCCACGCGGCCGGAGCCGAGCGAACAACGCGCTACGGCGGCCTGA